The sequence below is a genomic window from Thermoproteales archaeon.
TTCCAAGAAATACAAAAGTTTAGCGATAAGAAATTCAACTTCATAATCCACGATCCGCCTAGAATAAGCATTGCCCCAGAACTTTACTCGCTAGAGTTTTATAGGCAACTATTTAGAGTTCTTAAAGATAATGGGAGAATTCTACATTATGTTGGTAGACCAGGATTAAGACAGGGAAAAAGATATCTGAAGGGAATAATGAGACGTTTAAGACTTGCAGGTTTCTCGAGAATCAGAAAAATTGATTACGCCCTAAGTTTAATTGTTGAAAAATAGGAAAAAGAGAAATAATCTTGAAAAATTTTAGTTTAGGTAATAAAAATTGGCTTAAATTAGAACAGATTAAGCATGTGGATCGCAATGGACATATTCGTTCTTGGTCCAGCGGGCTCTGGAAAGAGTTTATTCGTCAAAAATTTCTCCGAATACTTAATTAGTGAAGGTTATAAAGTTAGACTTGTAAACCTAGATCCTGGAGTTTTAAATCTAAACTATAAACCAGACTTCGATATTAGAAAAATATTTACTATTGAGAGTATCATGCGTGAGAAAAATTTAGGTCCAAATGGAGCCATCCTTGAGGCTATGGATAGGCTCGCTAAGATAGGAGTGCCTGAATTTGAGGGCGCAGACTACGTACTATTTGATACGCCAGGCCAGCTAGAACCATTTCTCTTTAGAGAAGCTGGGAGAAAAATAATTAGCAAGTTTAAAGATAGATGTTGCTTGTTTTTAGGTGATCTTCCGGCTCTGAAGGGAAATCTTTTGAGCTTCTATCTATATGCTCTGACAGCCCACTACACGCTTGAAACCGAAACCATTGCTGTTTTGAACAAAATTGATCTCCTAGACCAAAAGGAAATAGATGAAATCAAAGAATCAATTATGAATCCAGTCAATCTACTAACAGCTAAAAAACCATCTTCCCTTAGGGAGGAGATGGATATGGAGATCTTAAAAGCGTTAATGGCTTTCTTCCCACCTAAAAGGGTGCCATTTATATCCGCTAAGAGAAAGGTAGGTTTTGATGAAGTTCTCACATTACTTTATGAAGTTAAATGTACATGCGGAGATCTAATGTGACATCATAATAGATTCTACCAATAATTGGATGAAAAATCCTAAATATTCTCTAACCTTAAAATTACTTTTGGGGATCATATTGGATAGGTTAGGTGTAGGTTTTATAGGCTCCGGCTTCGTTGCCAGATTTCACGCAATTTCATGGACTAGCGTAAGAGATGCCGAAATAACTGCAATATATAACATTAGAGAAGGAAGCGCACGTAGACTCTCAAAGCTAATTGAGTCTTTAGGTATTGGTAAACCAAAAGTTTATACTGATTTAAGAGAAATGCTTTCTGACCCCTCAGTTAATGCAGTATGGATATTAAATCCAAACTTCTTAAGAGTTGACATGGTAAAGGCAATAACTGAAGAAGCCCAGCAGGGAAAGACTGATCTTATAGGTGTATGCTGCGAGAAACCCCTAGCGAGAACAGTTGATGAAGCTGAAGAAATAGTTAAACTCGTTGAGAAAGCCGGACTTTTACACGGCTACCTAGAAAATCAAGTATTCGCGCCATCGGTTACTAGAGCAAAGGAAGCAGTGTGGAAGTATGGCGCTAAGTATGCTGGAAGGCCATATTTAGCTAGAGCCGCCGAAGAGCATGGTGGCCCTCACTCGCCTTGGTTCTGGAACCCGCAGCTCTCTGGAGGAGGTGTACTGCTAGATATGACATGTCATAGTCTAGAAGCTGACCGATATTTACTGATTGATCCGGATAAGCCTAAAGATTCACTGAAGCCAATAGCTGTTCAATCAGTAATAGCTTCGCTTAAGTGGACTAAAGAACCTTATCTATCTAGGCTTAAAGATGATTTCGGCGTAGACTACAAGAAAACACCGGCTGAGGATTACGCCTTAACCCTAGTAATTTATGAGGACGAGGATGGAAATTTAGTTCTATCCGAGGCTAGAACATCATGGAGCTTTATTGGTCCAGGCTTAAGATTGACATTCGAAGTTTTAGGTCCAGAATATTCTGTGACCATAAACAGCTTACAGCAGGAGCTAAATGTCTTCTTCAGTAGAAACGTTAAGATCCCGCCAACAGAAGAGTTTGTGGAGAAGCAGGCGGCTGAAACAGGATTGATGCCGATGATACCAAATGAAGCTGCAACTTACGGCTATCAAGATGAAAACCAGTATATG
It includes:
- a CDS encoding ATP/GTP-binding protein, with translation MDIFVLGPAGSGKSLFVKNFSEYLISEGYKVRLVNLDPGVLNLNYKPDFDIRKIFTIESIMREKNLGPNGAILEAMDRLAKIGVPEFEGADYVLFDTPGQLEPFLFREAGRKIISKFKDRCCLFLGDLPALKGNLLSFYLYALTAHYTLETETIAVLNKIDLLDQKEIDEIKESIMNPVNLLTAKKPSSLREEMDMEILKALMAFFPPKRVPFISAKRKVGFDEVLTLLYEVKCTCGDLM
- a CDS encoding Gfo/Idh/MocA family oxidoreductase; amino-acid sequence: MGIILDRLGVGFIGSGFVARFHAISWTSVRDAEITAIYNIREGSARRLSKLIESLGIGKPKVYTDLREMLSDPSVNAVWILNPNFLRVDMVKAITEEAQQGKTDLIGVCCEKPLARTVDEAEEIVKLVEKAGLLHGYLENQVFAPSVTRAKEAVWKYGAKYAGRPYLARAAEEHGGPHSPWFWNPQLSGGGVLLDMTCHSLEADRYLLIDPDKPKDSLKPIAVQSVIASLKWTKEPYLSRLKDDFGVDYKKTPAEDYALTLVIYEDEDGNLVLSEARTSWSFIGPGLRLTFEVLGPEYSVTINSLQQELNVFFSRNVKIPPTEEFVEKQAAETGLMPMIPNEAATYGYQDENQYMVKCFLEGKQPEENWKDGLLVTQLMMAAYLSAEKGKKIKFDPEILRGYKPKVHLGEWKPKSIIETEQ